In Streptomyces sp. NBC_01231, the sequence TCCGTCCTGGAAGGCCTGCTTCGACTCCTCCTCCTTGTACGTCAGCGCCTGCTTCGGGATCCAGCCCTCCCGCACACCCCGGGCGAGGAACCCGATGCCCTCGCGGGCGGCGGCGGAGTTCACGGTGACGCGTTCGCCCTCGTCGCCGAGGATCGTGCCGCCCGCCGAGTACACGGCCTCGGCCGCGTTGACGGTGAGGCCCTCGTAGGGGAGGAACTGACCGGCGTAGCCGTCGAGACCGTACTTCGGGGCGATGGTCTTCGCGTCCCGCTCCAGTTCGGCCCAGGTGCGCGGCGGCCGGACGCCCTCCTTCGCCAGGATGTCCTTCCGGTACAGCAGCAGTCCGGCGTTGGTGACGTAGGGGACGGCGTACAGCTGTCCGTCGTAGGTCGCGGTGTGCTCGACCGGCTTGAGGAAGGACTTCAGCGGGAAGCGATCGCGCGGCAGCGGGCGGATCCAGCCCGCGGCGGCGAACTCCGAGGTCCAGTTGACGTCGATGTTGAGGACGTCGAACCGGCTGCGGTCGCCGTCACGCAGGTCGGTGGCCATCTGCGCGTGCGTCTCGTCGGCGGAGTCCGGGAGCTCGACCAGGGTGACCCGCTCGCCGGGATGGGCGCGGTTCCAGCCCTGAAGCAGGGGGCCCAGATAGCCGGTGAGGTCTCCGGCGGTGGCCACGGTGAGCGGCCCACGGCCGCCCGCGGACCCGTCCTCGGCGTGCGCGCCGGAGGCGACGTACCCGGTCAGGACCACCGCGAGAACGAGAAGGCCCCTACCGGCGGCGTGAATCCACCGCATAGGTTCCTCCCTGTACACCCGGCACCTGACACCTGACACATGCCGAGTGGCGCCGGGCGCCCTCGCACGAGTCAGAGGCCATGTATACCTGTTAGGTATGGGCGATACTAGGGCCCGGAGCACATTACGCGACTAGGAGGACAGCACGAGTGCGCCTGCCCCTCCTGGCTCTCCTCGCGCGCGGACCGGCCCACGGCTACGAGCTCAAGCACGACCTTGAGCAACTGCTGGGCTCCGCGTACCCTCAGCCGAACGTCGGCCAGATCTACGTCACCCTCGGCCGCCTCGAGAAGACGGGACTGATCGAGGGCGAAGAGGTCGAGCAGTCGAGCCGGCCCAACAAGAAGATCTACCACCTCACCGACGCCGGGCGGGAAGAGCTGCGCGCCTGGTACGAGGAGACGGCGGACGAGCCACGGGTGCGGGACGAGTTCTTCATGAAGCTGGCCCTCGCCCCGCAGACCGGTCTCGCCGACCAGATCGCCCTCATCAACAAACAGCGGCGCCAATACCTCAACACCATGCGCGACCTGTCGAAACTGGCCGCCGCCGAGAACCGGGACAACCGCGTCGCCCACCTGCTCATCGAGGGCGCGATGCTGCATCTTCAGGCCGACCTCGACTGGCTGGAACGGTGCCAGGAAGAACTGGAAGAGCTGGAGGAGCTGGAGTGAACGACAGCCCCGCTCCCGTGCTGCGCGCCGAGGGCCTGGTCAAGACGCACCACGGCGAGGGTGCACCGGCGCATGCCGTGCGCGGAGTCGATCTGCGCGTACGGCAGGGCGAGTTCGTGGCGATCACCGGGCCGTCGGGGGCCGGCAAGTCCACGCTGCTGCACCTGCTGGGCGGTCTGCAACGACCGGACGGCGGCAGCATCTGGCTGGACGGCGAGCGCTCCGACACGTGGAGCGAGGCGCGCTGGGCCGTGGAGCGCAGGAAGCGCATCGGGATCGTGTTCCAGTTCTTCAACCTGGTCTCCGATCTCTCGGTCGCCGACAACGTGGAACTGCCGGCGCTGCTCGCCGGGTCATCCCCCAAGCAGGCTCGCGCCGAGCGGGAGGGCCTGCTGGCCGAGCTGGGACTGACGGGCAAGGAGCGGAGCATGCCCGGCGAGCTGTCCGGCGGTGAGCAGCAGCGGGTCGCGCTCGCCCGGGCCCTGGTCAACCACCCGCCGCTGCTGCTGGCCGACGAGCCCGCGGGCAGCCTGGACAGCAAGGGCACCCGCGAGGTGACACGGCTGCTGTCCCGCTTCCACCAGCGGGGCCAGACGATCGTGCTGGTCACCCATGACGCGCGGCTGGCGAGCGCCGCGGACCGGGTGATCAGCTTCTTCGACGGGCGGATCGCCGACGACGCGGACATCCACGGCACGCCGTCGCGCGGCTCCGGCATATCCGGTGTGCTGGAGCTCAAGGAGTGACATGCGGGTGCGGGACTGACATGCGTAGGTACGACGGTGCCTTCGCGGTGCGCGAAACGAAGGGCTGAGCCCGTGCGAGCCACCCTGCGCTGGGCGCACTCCGATCTGCGCACACACCGCGGCGAGGCGCTGTTCCTCGTCCTCGCCACCGCCGGCATCGTCGTCTCGCTGCTGCTGGCCACGGCCCTGTTCGGGTACGCCACCAATCCCTGGCAGCGGGTCTTCACCCAGGCACACGGCGCGCACGTGTGGCTGCACACCGGCCCGTCGGCGGATGTACGCGAGGCGGCGGGCCTGGACGGCGTCGAGTCGGTCTCCGGTCCCTACCCGACCGAGTCCGCCACCCTCGCCTCCCGCGGCGCCCGCGCCTCCGTCGAACTGCGCGGCACCTCGGGGCGGCCCACCGTCGGCCGACCGCTGGTCACCTCCGGCCACTGGCTGGACGCCGGCACCCCGGACGGCGTCGTCCTGGAGAGCCGCCTGGCCCGCGCCCTGCTGGCCGAGCCGGGCGACACCCTCAGCGTGCCCGGCACGGCACGGAGACTGACCGTCCTCGGCATCGCCGACAGCGCCGAACCCCGCTACCGGCCCGGGGAGCAGCCGGGGCTCGTCTGGGCGCTCCCGTCCGCCGTGCGCGACCAGGGCGGCCAGGTGATCGGGCTGCGCCTGTCGGACCCCGACGACACGGACTACGTCGTCCAGCGCGCCGTCACGGTCCTCGGCTCCGGTGCCGTCAGCGAGGTCTCCACCTGGCAGCAGGCGCGTGCCGAGGCGCAGGGCGACAGCCGGCTGCTGGGGCAGGTGCTGGGCCTGTTCGGCCTCGGTGCGCTGATCGCCGCCGGACTCGCGGTGCACGGGGCGATCGCCACCCGTATCCGGGGCCATCTGCGGGACATCTCGGTGCTGAAGGCGATCGGCTTCACACCGGGCCAGGTGGTCCGCGTCTTCCTGTTCCAGCACATCGCCTACGCGCTGCTCGGCGCGGTGGCCGCGGCGGCGCTCACCCAGGCACTGGGCAGCCGCCTACCCGGACGTCTTGGGGACGCGGTCGGTGTGTGGCAGGGGCTACCGGGGCACACGGTGGCGCTGTTCGCGGTGCCGGTGGCGGCGGTGCTGCTGATCGGTGCGACCACCGGACTCGCGGCATGGCGGGCGGGGCGGGTGCCTCCGGTGCCGGTGCCACGGCCCGCGGCACCGGCGGGCGGGCGGCTTTCGTCCGTGGCGCGCCGGGCGCTCGGGCTGCGGCTGCCGCCCGCGCTGGTCCTCGGCTGGCACAAGGCGTTCGCGAGGCGCCCGCGGACCTTGGCGACGGTGGCCCGGCTCGCGTTGCCACTGCTGCTGATCGTGGTCGCGATGAGCGCCTGGACCACCATCGACCGCTTCCAGAGCAGGCCCGAACAGATCGGTGTCCCGGCCGCGCTCTCCGTCCGCGCGGACTCCGGCCTCGGTGAGCGGGACACCCGTCGCCTGCTGGAGCGCGACTCGGGCGTCGCCGCCGCCTACCCGGGCGTGGAGGTGGCGGCCCTGGTGCCGGGCCAGACGGCCACCATCGCGCTGCGCGGCCTCGGCACCCACCGGCAGCCGTACCCGTACGCCCTGGCCCAGGGCCGCGCCGCGCGGGGCCCCGACGAGGCGGTGGCCGGGCAGGGGCTGCTGGACCTGCTCGACGTGCGGGTGGGCGACTGGGTGCGGATGACGGTGGGCGACCAGCCGCAGATCCTGCACATCGTGGGCCGCAGCATCGAACCGGAGAACGCCGGCCGGGTCATCTCCACCTCGCTGGACACCCTCCGCGAAAACGACCCGGGCCTCGGTCCCACCCTCTACCAGCTGCGACTGCACCCCGGCACGGACCCACAGGCGGTCGCCACCCGGCTGACCACCGCCGGGCGCGGTCACCTGGACGTGCACACCGTGCCGAATCCGGCCGACGGGCTCTCGCCGCTGCGCGGGGTCGTGGTGGGCCTGATCGTCGTCCTCGCCCTCATCGGGCTGATCGAAGTGCTGACGGCGATCGGCGGCACCGTGCGCGAGGGCGAGCGGGACCTGCTGGCGCTCAAGGCCATCGGCCTGTCCCCACGGCAGATCACCGCGGTCACCGTCACGGCCACCGGCTGTACCGCGCTGGCCGCGGTCCTCGTCGGTACGGCCCTGGGCGCCCCGCTCGCCCACTGGCTGATCGACGCCCAGGGCAGGTCGAGCGGTATCGGCGCCGGGATCGCCCAGGGACCGTCCCTCACCCTGCTGACACTGTTCGGCGCGGCCGCGGTGCTGGGGGCGGCCGCGCTCGCCACCGTGCCGACGTCCCGTGCGGCACGGCGTCGGCTCGCGGACACCCTGAGCGCGGTGGCCTGAGCAGCGCCCCCGCACCTACGGCGGAGGCGCACTCTCAGGAGGG encodes:
- a CDS encoding ABC transporter substrate-binding protein, with protein sequence MRWIHAAGRGLLVLAVVLTGYVASGAHAEDGSAGGRGPLTVATAGDLTGYLGPLLQGWNRAHPGERVTLVELPDSADETHAQMATDLRDGDRSRFDVLNIDVNWTSEFAAAGWIRPLPRDRFPLKSFLKPVEHTATYDGQLYAVPYVTNAGLLLYRKDILAKEGVRPPRTWAELERDAKTIAPKYGLDGYAGQFLPYEGLTVNAAEAVYSAGGTILGDEGERVTVNSAAAREGIGFLARGVREGWIPKQALTYKEEESKQAFQDGRLLFLRNWPYAYVGASARGSKVAGKIGAVPLPGPGGPGRSVLGGSNLAVSTHARHPDSAARLIAYLTSEPVQRQVLTRGALPPVRAALYEDPELVREFPYLPTLRASVVRAAPRPKSPRYDQVSLVVQAVVHDAMTGRETPAAAVRRLARELAAVSSR
- a CDS encoding PadR family transcriptional regulator; this encodes MRLPLLALLARGPAHGYELKHDLEQLLGSAYPQPNVGQIYVTLGRLEKTGLIEGEEVEQSSRPNKKIYHLTDAGREELRAWYEETADEPRVRDEFFMKLALAPQTGLADQIALINKQRRQYLNTMRDLSKLAAAENRDNRVAHLLIEGAMLHLQADLDWLERCQEELEELEELE
- a CDS encoding ABC transporter ATP-binding protein, giving the protein MNDSPAPVLRAEGLVKTHHGEGAPAHAVRGVDLRVRQGEFVAITGPSGAGKSTLLHLLGGLQRPDGGSIWLDGERSDTWSEARWAVERRKRIGIVFQFFNLVSDLSVADNVELPALLAGSSPKQARAEREGLLAELGLTGKERSMPGELSGGEQQRVALARALVNHPPLLLADEPAGSLDSKGTREVTRLLSRFHQRGQTIVLVTHDARLASAADRVISFFDGRIADDADIHGTPSRGSGISGVLELKE
- a CDS encoding ABC transporter permease, whose translation is MRATLRWAHSDLRTHRGEALFLVLATAGIVVSLLLATALFGYATNPWQRVFTQAHGAHVWLHTGPSADVREAAGLDGVESVSGPYPTESATLASRGARASVELRGTSGRPTVGRPLVTSGHWLDAGTPDGVVLESRLARALLAEPGDTLSVPGTARRLTVLGIADSAEPRYRPGEQPGLVWALPSAVRDQGGQVIGLRLSDPDDTDYVVQRAVTVLGSGAVSEVSTWQQARAEAQGDSRLLGQVLGLFGLGALIAAGLAVHGAIATRIRGHLRDISVLKAIGFTPGQVVRVFLFQHIAYALLGAVAAAALTQALGSRLPGRLGDAVGVWQGLPGHTVALFAVPVAAVLLIGATTGLAAWRAGRVPPVPVPRPAAPAGGRLSSVARRALGLRLPPALVLGWHKAFARRPRTLATVARLALPLLLIVVAMSAWTTIDRFQSRPEQIGVPAALSVRADSGLGERDTRRLLERDSGVAAAYPGVEVAALVPGQTATIALRGLGTHRQPYPYALAQGRAARGPDEAVAGQGLLDLLDVRVGDWVRMTVGDQPQILHIVGRSIEPENAGRVISTSLDTLRENDPGLGPTLYQLRLHPGTDPQAVATRLTTAGRGHLDVHTVPNPADGLSPLRGVVVGLIVVLALIGLIEVLTAIGGTVREGERDLLALKAIGLSPRQITAVTVTATGCTALAAVLVGTALGAPLAHWLIDAQGRSSGIGAGIAQGPSLTLLTLFGAAAVLGAAALATVPTSRAARRRLADTLSAVA